The Nitrospira lenta genome contains a region encoding:
- a CDS encoding CBS domain-containing protein yields MPKRVRTGLTRSDILDRYIERVKQMLVKFQPFLSRKRGTASLEDFDEAAEDLIGQVFGAASEESEAYFYAKSGESIMLPEEAQESGMHDVERETLQQRRQVLASCLADLELRRRVQATRESSRHGKGGLRATVEAYMSHDVRSIHRAATIKEAGKLLLKHKVGSLMVDDGSRYIGIITDADLSRKAVAKGLDPNTTAVSACMSKSFVTIEEDEPLSEAMALMKKQGIRHLPVTADGTVIGVLSVSDLVRAFQDATP; encoded by the coding sequence ATGCCAAAGCGAGTTCGTACAGGCTTAACACGCAGCGATATTCTTGATCGATATATTGAGCGCGTCAAACAGATGCTCGTGAAGTTCCAGCCGTTTCTCTCGCGCAAGCGAGGAACCGCGTCATTGGAAGACTTTGACGAAGCCGCCGAGGATCTGATCGGACAGGTGTTCGGCGCCGCATCGGAAGAATCCGAAGCCTACTTTTACGCGAAGAGCGGGGAGTCGATCATGCTCCCGGAAGAGGCCCAAGAGAGCGGGATGCACGATGTGGAGCGGGAAACGCTTCAGCAGCGCCGCCAAGTGCTCGCCAGTTGTCTGGCTGATTTGGAGTTGCGTCGCCGGGTGCAGGCGACGCGGGAAAGCAGCCGTCACGGGAAGGGAGGGTTGCGCGCGACCGTGGAGGCCTATATGTCGCATGACGTGCGGAGTATCCATCGCGCGGCGACGATAAAGGAAGCCGGGAAGCTGTTGCTGAAGCATAAAGTAGGCTCGTTGATGGTGGATGACGGCTCCCGCTACATCGGGATCATCACCGACGCCGATCTCAGCCGCAAAGCCGTCGCGAAAGGGCTCGATCCAAATACGACGGCGGTATCAGCCTGCATGAGCAAATCGTTCGTCACGATCGAGGAAGACGAACCCCTATCCGAGGCGATGGCCTTGATGAAAAAACAAGGGATCCGGCATTTACCGGTGACTGCCGACGGTACCGTCATCGGCGTGCTGTCGGTCTCTGACTTAGTGCGCGCATTCCAGGATGCCACGCCGTAG
- a CDS encoding sensor histidine kinase — MNSSKRRSKRLPRPVERGARSAAGAGLKKPRTEKAETIHSTRGGVAHLLVERVKELSALHRTVRLMQDNVKPVSSVLREIVSLIPPAWQYPEVTEACLTVDGMRFPTAGFRRTAWIQRADFTTPDGRRGKLEVVYRAKRPPESEGPFLAEERDLINSLADSCASYLTRRRAEEELLVAHERLQALSKQSMRLQEQERRQLALDLHDEIGQAFTTLKVNLQAIQRTTDSTRQTASLNDSFMIIDQTVARVRDMALDLRPSMLDDFGLASAVRWYVGKQGERAGIRTEVDSVAIPRGLSPDALVACFRIVQEGVTNILRHAKASRMAVTLRPIKKGVKLVIEDDGIGFSPNEVLRVSGERSHLGLIGIQERIRAFNGQFEISSEKRKGTKLSAMIPFDEAV, encoded by the coding sequence ATGAATTCATCGAAGCGCAGATCGAAACGACTGCCGCGACCGGTTGAAAGAGGCGCTCGTTCCGCCGCCGGCGCAGGGTTGAAGAAACCGCGCACGGAGAAGGCTGAGACCATCCACTCGACGCGCGGGGGGGTGGCGCACTTGCTCGTTGAACGGGTGAAGGAGCTCAGCGCCCTGCATCGCACCGTTCGCTTGATGCAGGACAACGTCAAGCCAGTATCGAGCGTGTTGCGTGAAATTGTCTCGCTGATTCCTCCTGCGTGGCAGTATCCCGAGGTGACCGAAGCCTGCTTGACGGTTGACGGGATGCGGTTCCCTACCGCCGGGTTCAGACGGACGGCGTGGATACAGCGGGCTGATTTTACGACGCCCGACGGACGCCGCGGGAAGCTTGAGGTGGTCTATCGGGCGAAACGTCCGCCGGAAAGCGAAGGGCCCTTTCTCGCAGAGGAGCGGGATCTGATCAATTCATTGGCCGACAGTTGTGCCTCCTATTTGACCAGACGCCGGGCGGAAGAGGAGCTGTTGGTGGCTCATGAGCGGCTGCAAGCGCTGTCCAAACAGTCGATGCGCTTGCAGGAGCAAGAGCGGCGGCAGTTGGCGCTCGATCTGCATGATGAAATCGGCCAAGCCTTTACGACGCTCAAAGTGAATTTGCAGGCGATTCAGAGAACCACGGATTCGACACGCCAAACCGCCTCTCTCAACGACAGCTTTATGATCATCGATCAGACGGTCGCGCGCGTGCGCGACATGGCGCTCGATTTGCGTCCGTCCATGCTTGACGATTTTGGATTGGCCTCCGCCGTGCGGTGGTATGTCGGCAAGCAGGGCGAGCGGGCCGGGATTCGAACGGAGGTCGATTCCGTGGCCATCCCTCGGGGGTTGTCTCCTGATGCGTTGGTGGCCTGCTTTAGGATTGTCCAAGAAGGCGTGACCAATATCCTGAGGCATGCCAAGGCGAGCCGGATGGCCGTCACGCTGCGGCCTATCAAGAAAGGCGTCAAGCTGGTCATCGAAGACGATGGCATCGGATTTTCTCCCAACGAAGTGTTGCGGGTTTCCGGAGAACGGTCGCATCTGGGATTAATCGGAATTCAAGAACGAATCAGGGCGTTTAACGGGCAATTTGAGATCAGTTCGGAAAAGCGGAAGGGCACGAAGCTGTCGGCGATGATTCCGTTCGACGAAGCCGTTTGA
- the ada gene encoding bifunctional DNA-binding transcriptional regulator/O6-methylguanine-DNA methyltransferase Ada: MTFDLTGDLAAVDPLAAWHAVLNRDRQFDGRFVYAVSSTQVYCRPSCPSRRPARHRVSFFPSPQQAEAAGFRACRRCRPQSTQGSLPDQRIEQARQYLDDHADETVTLRRLADHVTLSPFHLQRAFQRTLGLSPKAYQDAKRIERFTALLNQGASVTHATYAAGFGSSSRVAERVSDTLGMTPSAYRSGGKGVTLRYTTARTAVGRVLMAGTERGVVSVSLGKSDASLLALLHDAYPQATLSRDQNGLKRQMQALLQCLNGRPLSDALSLDMQGTAFQRKVWKALQDIPRGSTRTYREIAREIGQPTAARAVARACATNPVAIVIPCHRVVREGGNLAGYRWGLERKKQLLALERERQDI; encoded by the coding sequence ATGACGTTCGATCTCACAGGAGACCTGGCTGCCGTGGATCCTCTCGCAGCCTGGCACGCGGTACTGAATCGTGACCGCCAATTCGATGGACGCTTCGTCTATGCCGTTTCCTCCACTCAGGTCTACTGTCGCCCTTCCTGCCCATCTCGCCGTCCGGCCCGCCACCGCGTGAGCTTCTTTCCATCGCCGCAACAGGCAGAAGCCGCGGGCTTCCGTGCCTGCCGGCGTTGCCGACCTCAATCTACTCAGGGCTCCTTGCCGGACCAGCGAATCGAACAGGCCCGTCAATACCTGGACGACCATGCAGATGAGACGGTCACGCTCCGTCGATTAGCCGATCACGTCACACTCAGCCCGTTTCACTTACAGCGAGCCTTTCAACGCACACTGGGCCTCTCACCCAAGGCCTATCAGGATGCTAAGCGCATCGAACGATTTACCGCCTTACTGAACCAGGGCGCCAGTGTCACGCATGCGACCTACGCCGCAGGCTTCGGTTCCAGCAGTCGCGTTGCGGAACGCGTGTCGGACACACTCGGAATGACACCGTCCGCCTATCGATCGGGCGGCAAAGGTGTGACCCTGCGCTATACCACGGCACGCACAGCGGTCGGACGAGTGTTGATGGCCGGAACGGAACGAGGGGTTGTCTCGGTGAGTCTGGGAAAAAGTGACGCAAGCCTGCTTGCCTTACTCCACGATGCGTACCCACAGGCCACGCTCTCCCGCGATCAGAACGGATTGAAGCGACAGATGCAGGCCCTGCTCCAGTGCCTCAACGGCAGGCCACTCTCAGATGCGCTGTCACTGGATATGCAAGGAACGGCTTTTCAGCGGAAAGTCTGGAAGGCGCTTCAGGATATTCCTCGCGGATCGACCCGAACCTATCGTGAGATCGCACGGGAAATCGGGCAACCGACGGCCGCCCGCGCCGTAGCCAGAGCCTGCGCAACCAATCCAGTTGCCATCGTCATCCCCTGCCATCGTGTTGTGCGGGAAGGCGGCAACTTGGCTGGCTATCGTTGGGGGCTTGAAAGGAAGAAACAGCTCCTGGCGCTCGAACGAGAGCGCCAGGATATCTGA
- a CDS encoding helix-turn-helix transcriptional regulator has product MRTQGSRRDQLLRLLLEKKTGRTIDELARGLHVSRNAVRQHLTSLTAEGLVTKGPVQATGGRPEQLYILSAEGHEGFPRKYSWFSELLLDSLKSEKGEAALIARFEKLGAQVGAQLHHAHHLPGPAAERITRLATAMHELGYEASSTAATGRQLPMIEASNCVFHHLATRFPEVCHFDLALLSTFVGRPVEHDECIVRGGHLCRFKFKPA; this is encoded by the coding sequence ATGCGGACACAGGGTTCCCGGCGAGACCAGCTCCTGCGATTACTCCTGGAGAAAAAGACCGGTCGCACGATCGATGAGCTCGCGCGCGGGCTCCACGTGTCGCGCAATGCCGTTCGCCAGCATCTCACCTCCCTCACCGCAGAAGGGCTCGTCACGAAAGGCCCGGTGCAAGCGACCGGAGGCCGGCCGGAACAACTCTACATACTCAGCGCGGAAGGCCATGAGGGATTTCCCCGCAAGTACTCGTGGTTTTCCGAGTTGCTTTTAGACTCGCTGAAATCTGAAAAGGGAGAGGCCGCGTTGATCGCGCGGTTTGAAAAACTCGGAGCACAGGTCGGCGCGCAGTTACACCATGCTCACCATCTTCCGGGCCCTGCCGCTGAACGGATTACCCGCCTGGCGACGGCGATGCACGAACTCGGCTATGAGGCGTCATCAACGGCGGCCACCGGCCGGCAGCTCCCGATGATCGAGGCATCCAATTGCGTGTTTCACCACCTCGCCACCCGCTTTCCTGAAGTCTGTCATTTCGATCTGGCCCTGCTTTCGACCTTCGTCGGACGCCCGGTCGAGCATGATGAATGTATTGTCCGTGGCGGCCATCTCTGTCGATTCAAATTCAAGCCCGCATGA
- a CDS encoding response regulator, translated as MRATSKAVRILLVDDHALFRAGLCALLQSFEGVQVVAEAGSGPDAIKLVERDRPNLVLMDIALPGLSGIEAAARITASWPQVRVIILSMHSNEEYVRQALRAGASGYLLKGAEPPELELALKAVMRGETYLAPSVSKKVVDDYLRQGTAQNKGAVLSPRQCEVLKLIAEGGSTKEIAGKLDLSVKTVEGHRAELMRRLEIHDVAGLVRYAIRSGLVAVDS; from the coding sequence ATGCGAGCCACCTCAAAGGCGGTGCGGATTCTGTTGGTTGACGATCATGCCCTCTTTCGAGCCGGACTGTGCGCGCTGCTCCAGAGCTTTGAGGGGGTACAGGTTGTTGCCGAAGCCGGAAGCGGGCCTGACGCGATCAAGCTGGTCGAGCGAGATCGACCCAATCTAGTGTTGATGGACATCGCCCTTCCCGGTCTTTCGGGCATCGAGGCGGCTGCCCGCATCACGGCATCGTGGCCACAGGTGCGGGTCATCATTCTCTCCATGCATTCCAACGAAGAGTATGTCCGCCAAGCGCTCCGGGCCGGTGCTTCCGGGTACCTTTTGAAAGGAGCCGAGCCGCCTGAGTTGGAGTTGGCTCTCAAGGCGGTCATGCGGGGAGAGACCTATCTGGCGCCTAGTGTGTCCAAGAAGGTAGTGGACGACTATCTCAGGCAGGGGACGGCGCAGAACAAAGGCGCGGTGTTATCTCCGCGGCAGTGTGAAGTGTTGAAGTTGATCGCCGAAGGCGGGTCCACGAAGGAAATTGCGGGCAAGCTCGATTTGAGCGTCAAAACGGTAGAAGGGCACCGCGCAGAATTGATGCGGCGATTGGAGATTCACGATGTCGCCGGGCTCGTTCGCTATGCGATTCGCAGCGGTCTGGTTGCGGTAGATTCCTAA